The following coding sequences lie in one Capnocytophaga stomatis genomic window:
- a CDS encoding ABC-F family ATP-binding cassette domain-containing protein, with product MITANSLCVEFGGTTLFSDVSFAINPNDRIALMGKNGAGKSTLLKILAGEREATRGNVSMPKDFTIAYLPQHLIMDDNCTVFEQVAKAFASIQSMEKRIEEINQELTIRTDYESDEYMKLIEEVSSLSEKFYGIEDTNFEEKIEKTLLGLGFTREDFHRQTNEFSGGWRMRIELGKLLLQNPDLLLLDEPTNHLDINSIEWFEDFLINSAKAVVLISHDRAFVNNVTNRTIEVTMGRIYDYKAKYSHYLELRKERRAQQQKQYDEQQKMIAETKEFIERFKGTYSKTLQVQSRVKMLEKLQIIEVDQEDTSALKLKFPPSPRSGNYPVIAEDLEKTYGEKQIFSNVNFTIKRGEKVAFVGRNGEGKSTLVKCIMQEIDHGGTLSLGHNVQIGYFAQNQASLLNGELSVFQTIDDIAVGDIRTKIRDILGAFMFNKEESEKKVKVLSGGERTRLAMIKLLLEPVNLLILDEPTNHLDMRTKDILKQALLDFDGTLIVVSHDRDFLDGLVTKVYEFGGGKVTEHLEDIYGFLQKKKMENLREIEK from the coding sequence ATGATTACAGCAAATAGCTTATGTGTTGAATTTGGAGGTACTACGCTTTTCTCTGACGTTTCTTTTGCCATCAACCCGAATGACCGCATTGCTTTAATGGGGAAGAACGGAGCAGGAAAATCCACTTTACTCAAAATCTTAGCCGGAGAACGTGAAGCCACAAGAGGTAACGTTAGTATGCCTAAAGATTTTACAATCGCATATTTGCCACAGCATCTCATTATGGATGATAATTGCACTGTTTTTGAACAAGTTGCTAAGGCTTTTGCTTCCATTCAATCGATGGAAAAACGCATTGAAGAAATCAATCAGGAACTTACCATTCGTACTGATTATGAATCCGATGAATATATGAAACTCATTGAGGAAGTTTCCTCTTTAAGTGAAAAATTTTACGGAATAGAAGATACCAATTTTGAAGAAAAAATCGAAAAAACGCTACTCGGTTTAGGTTTCACCCGTGAAGATTTTCACCGACAAACGAATGAATTTAGCGGCGGATGGCGAATGCGTATCGAGTTAGGAAAATTATTGCTTCAAAACCCTGATTTACTGCTTCTTGATGAGCCTACAAATCACCTCGATATCAACTCCATTGAATGGTTTGAGGATTTTTTGATTAACTCTGCCAAAGCCGTGGTGCTTATCTCACACGACAGAGCCTTTGTAAACAATGTAACTAATCGCACGATTGAAGTTACAATGGGACGCATCTATGACTATAAAGCAAAATACTCTCATTATCTTGAACTTAGGAAAGAACGACGTGCTCAACAACAAAAACAGTACGATGAGCAACAAAAAATGATTGCCGAAACAAAGGAATTTATCGAGCGTTTCAAAGGTACTTATTCCAAAACATTACAAGTGCAATCAAGAGTTAAAATGCTTGAAAAACTGCAAATTATAGAAGTTGACCAAGAGGACACCTCAGCCCTAAAACTAAAATTTCCTCCTTCGCCTCGTTCGGGAAATTATCCTGTCATAGCCGAAGATTTGGAAAAAACCTACGGCGAAAAACAAATTTTTTCAAATGTAAATTTCACCATCAAGCGAGGGGAAAAAGTAGCTTTTGTAGGGCGAAATGGCGAGGGAAAATCAACTCTTGTAAAATGTATTATGCAAGAAATTGACCACGGTGGAACGCTCTCATTAGGTCACAATGTTCAAATTGGTTATTTCGCTCAAAATCAGGCTTCTTTGCTAAACGGAGAACTTTCTGTCTTTCAAACAATTGATGATATTGCTGTTGGAGACATACGCACCAAAATACGTGATATTTTAGGAGCTTTTATGTTTAACAAGGAAGAAAGCGAAAAGAAAGTAAAAGTGCTTTCCGGTGGCGAACGAACTCGGCTTGCGATGATAAAACTCCTGCTTGAACCTGTGAACTTGCTCATTTTGGACGAGCCTACAAATCACCTTGATATGCGTACCAAAGATATTCTAAAACAGGCACTTCTGGATTTTGACGGAACGCTCATTGTAGTTTCACACGATCGCGATTTTCTGGACGGACTTGTAACCAAAGTGTATGAATTTGGAGGCGGGAAAGTTACCGAACACTTGGAAGATATTTATGGTTTCTTACAGAAGAAAAAAATGGAAAATTTACGAGAAATAGAAAAATAG
- a CDS encoding DUF4837 family protein — protein sequence MKRLVLFIIGAFLLISCQNTSNKNKNNGEIYLPQSNGQINSLAVVIDNTLWKGSVGDTIRKYFASPVDGLSTEEPIFSLHQIPPQIFTDNTRNSRNILIIEKDSINNVVIKENLFAKPQRIGVIRGRTNRDITCEIQEHFAKIVREFKENDIAENQLRFRKSLNKEKDIEEKLGFKLTMPSVYKIVKKENNFFWIERQIKGGTANIIIYEMPPNSIPEGDARPEAIVKMRDSIGKRYIPGREEGMYMVSESAFAPSIYNTTIKDRKAIESKGLWEVKNFLLGGPYINYIIEDKPNNRLVVVEGFVSAPMTEKRDHLFELESIIKSITFVK from the coding sequence ATGAAACGATTAGTACTTTTTATCATCGGGGCATTTTTGCTGATTTCCTGCCAAAATACATCAAACAAAAATAAGAACAATGGAGAAATTTATTTGCCTCAATCCAACGGACAAATAAATTCGCTTGCCGTGGTGATAGACAACACTTTATGGAAAGGCTCGGTGGGAGATACCATTCGTAAATACTTCGCCTCGCCGGTGGATGGGCTTTCTACCGAAGAACCAATTTTCTCGTTACATCAAATTCCACCACAAATTTTTACTGACAATACCCGAAATAGCAGAAATATCTTAATCATAGAAAAAGATTCTATCAATAATGTGGTTATAAAAGAAAATCTTTTTGCTAAACCTCAACGAATTGGCGTAATTCGAGGAAGAACAAACCGTGATATTACCTGCGAAATACAGGAACATTTTGCAAAAATCGTCAGAGAATTCAAAGAAAATGATATCGCAGAAAACCAGCTTCGTTTCCGAAAATCTTTAAACAAAGAAAAGGATATTGAAGAAAAATTAGGCTTCAAACTAACGATGCCTTCTGTTTATAAAATTGTGAAAAAGGAAAATAATTTCTTCTGGATAGAGCGGCAAATCAAAGGTGGAACGGCAAACATCATTATTTACGAAATGCCTCCTAACAGCATTCCTGAGGGCGATGCTCGTCCTGAAGCTATTGTTAAAATGCGGGATTCTATCGGGAAACGCTATATACCTGGGAGAGAGGAAGGAATGTATATGGTTTCGGAATCTGCCTTTGCTCCAAGTATTTACAACACCACAATTAAAGACCGAAAAGCCATTGAAAGCAAGGGCCTATGGGAAGTTAAAAATTTCCTACTGGGAGGTCCTTACATAAATTACATTATCGAAGATAAACCTAATAATCGCTTAGTGGTTGTTGAAGGCTTTGTGTCAGCTCCTATGACCGAAAAGAGAGATCATCTATTTGAATTAGAATCTATTATAAAATCTATTACATTTGTAAAATAA
- a CDS encoding ankyrin repeat domain-containing protein: MKKVIFSLCFFVSGLLLAQKNIFLSSDYWKTKPTVEQVKQKIIEGNNPIELNERAYDAVSLAINNGAPYETILFLLSLEGNEVNKLTHDKRTYLFWAAFQNNLPLINYLLRKGADVNVKDSHMYTPLLFAAVRGNINPELYDVLIKKGANIKEKNENGANALLLAIPHMKDLKETQYFTKKGLSLKSVDNKGDNALFYAARSGNKKIISQLIEKGLNPKTLNNKGQNLMFAAAEGSRMKSNDLEFFEYIESLGVSPNQKDKEGLTPLFILSGRHKQLAVINHFIGKGNSVNQSDKDGNTPLMNASSRNTLEVVSLLTDKSSNVNGVDNQGHSALTWAVSRNTPDVVSYLIKKGADVNIKDSQGNSLVYYLLESYTPREAENFDEKWNILAEKGLNFAQNQEKGNNLYHLAVDKGDLKLLQKVASLNIDINAKNKDGLTPLHKAAMIAKDLDMIKFLLEKGANKTVTTDFEESVYDLAKENEALKGKDINFLK; encoded by the coding sequence ATGAAAAAAGTTATCTTCTCCTTATGTTTTTTTGTATCTGGCTTATTATTAGCACAAAAAAACATTTTTCTTAGTAGCGACTACTGGAAAACCAAGCCTACTGTTGAACAAGTAAAGCAAAAAATAATAGAAGGAAATAATCCTATTGAGTTGAATGAGAGGGCTTATGATGCTGTTTCGTTGGCAATTAATAACGGAGCTCCTTATGAAACCATACTTTTTTTACTTTCTTTGGAAGGAAATGAAGTTAATAAGCTTACGCACGACAAACGTACTTATTTATTCTGGGCGGCATTTCAGAATAACTTACCGTTAATCAATTACTTACTTCGAAAAGGTGCCGATGTGAATGTAAAAGATTCTCATATGTACACGCCTCTTCTTTTTGCTGCTGTACGCGGAAATATAAATCCTGAACTTTATGATGTTTTGATAAAAAAAGGTGCAAACATCAAGGAAAAAAATGAAAACGGAGCTAATGCATTGCTTTTGGCAATTCCGCATATGAAGGATTTAAAAGAAACCCAATATTTTACAAAAAAAGGATTGTCGCTTAAAAGTGTTGATAATAAAGGAGATAATGCTCTTTTCTACGCTGCAAGAAGCGGAAATAAAAAAATAATCAGTCAGTTGATTGAAAAGGGATTAAACCCCAAAACACTAAACAATAAAGGGCAGAATTTGATGTTTGCAGCAGCTGAAGGTTCACGAATGAAATCCAATGATTTAGAATTTTTTGAATATATTGAAAGCTTGGGAGTTAGTCCTAATCAAAAAGACAAGGAAGGGTTAACACCTCTTTTCATACTTTCGGGGCGTCATAAGCAGCTTGCCGTTATAAATCATTTTATTGGCAAAGGAAATTCTGTAAATCAATCAGATAAGGACGGAAATACACCTTTAATGAATGCTTCTTCCAGAAATACTCTTGAGGTTGTTTCTCTTTTGACAGATAAATCATCTAATGTGAATGGAGTTGATAATCAAGGGCATTCAGCTTTAACTTGGGCTGTTAGCAGAAACACTCCTGACGTGGTTTCTTATCTAATCAAAAAGGGAGCAGATGTAAATATTAAAGATTCCCAAGGAAATTCGTTAGTATATTATTTATTAGAGAGTTATACGCCAAGAGAAGCTGAAAATTTTGATGAAAAATGGAATATTTTAGCTGAAAAAGGATTGAATTTTGCACAAAATCAGGAAAAAGGAAATAACTTGTATCATTTGGCAGTAGATAAAGGTGACCTGAAATTATTACAAAAAGTAGCTTCGTTAAATATTGACATCAATGCAAAAAATAAAGACGGACTTACACCACTGCACAAAGCTGCGATGATAGCTAAGGATTTGGATATGATAAAATTTCTGTTAGAAAAAGGTGCAAACAAAACTGTCACGACAGATTTTGAAGAAAGTGTGTATGACTTAGCCAAAGAGAATGAGGCTTTAAAAGGAAAGGATATTAATTTTTTAAAATAG
- the hemG gene encoding menaquinone-dependent protoporphyrinogen IX dehydrogenase, with protein sequence MEKSVIIYASVDGQTKKICERIKEVLLSKNQNAEMISITDFRRNLDDFDKIILASSIRYGKHNQDIVKLIDENHELLNTKKSVFISVNLVARKAEKRQADTNPYVVKFLNKIKWKPTVVEVFAGKINYKIYGFFDKLIIKLIMTMTKGPTNSDAEIEYTNWDNVNAFAERFSKM encoded by the coding sequence ATGGAAAAATCAGTAATTATATACGCTTCTGTAGATGGACAAACGAAAAAGATATGTGAACGTATCAAGGAAGTTTTGTTGTCAAAAAATCAAAATGCAGAAATGATTTCTATTACTGATTTCCGTAGAAATCTGGATGACTTTGATAAAATAATTTTGGCTTCAAGTATTCGGTATGGTAAACATAATCAGGATATTGTAAAATTAATTGATGAAAATCACGAACTTCTGAATACTAAAAAATCCGTTTTTATTTCGGTAAATTTAGTAGCCCGAAAAGCTGAAAAAAGGCAAGCAGATACAAATCCGTATGTAGTTAAATTTTTAAATAAAATAAAGTGGAAACCCACTGTTGTTGAGGTTTTTGCAGGTAAAATTAATTACAAAATTTATGGTTTTTTTGATAAGTTAATCATTAAGTTGATTATGACTATGACCAAAGGACCTACAAATTCTGACGCAGAAATAGAATATACCAATTGGGATAATGTAAACGCCTTTGCAGAAAGATTTTCCAAAATGTAA
- a CDS encoding DNA alkylation repair protein: MNITSDVLNRKGATKIENIPTEVLQLLNLGRIETVNLTEWLAVNHAVLVTSVFPEMSVSEEVINKIVLELKQQKKASAMNSVKIVGGILYKEYVNSDAYEKLFQKLNSHISDSVRCYATYFLALNKNISVEDKFLNLKSLISDAHFGVREVVWMALRKDISENLDFSLKFLSNWAESENENVRRFCTESTRPRGVWCSHIDQLKEKPELALPILEKLKSDSSKYVQDSVGNWLNDASKTRPDFVTQLCERWKKESPTKSTQYIVKKALRTILKK; encoded by the coding sequence ATGAATATAACTTCGGATGTTTTAAACAGAAAAGGAGCAACGAAAATTGAAAATATCCCTACAGAAGTTTTGCAATTGCTTAATTTAGGGCGTATTGAAACGGTTAACCTAACGGAATGGCTGGCTGTCAATCACGCTGTTTTGGTGACCTCTGTTTTTCCTGAAATGAGTGTTTCTGAGGAGGTTATAAATAAAATTGTTTTGGAACTGAAGCAACAGAAAAAAGCTTCGGCAATGAATAGTGTAAAAATCGTAGGTGGAATACTTTACAAAGAGTACGTAAATTCTGATGCTTACGAGAAATTATTTCAAAAATTGAATTCGCATATTTCGGATTCTGTACGTTGTTATGCAACTTACTTTTTAGCTTTGAATAAAAATATTTCTGTAGAAGATAAGTTTTTGAATTTGAAGTCTTTAATTTCCGATGCACATTTTGGAGTTCGTGAAGTTGTGTGGATGGCTTTACGCAAAGATATTAGCGAAAATCTTGATTTTTCTTTAAAATTTTTATCAAATTGGGCAGAAAGTGAGAATGAGAATGTTCGTCGCTTTTGCACAGAATCTACCCGACCACGAGGGGTTTGGTGTTCGCACATTGACCAGTTAAAGGAAAAACCTGAACTGGCTCTGCCTATTTTAGAAAAGCTCAAATCCGATTCATCTAAGTACGTGCAGGATAGTGTGGGAAATTGGCTGAATGATGCTTCCAAAACCCGACCTGATTTTGTTACACAACTTTGTGAACGTTGGAAAAAAGAAAGTCCGACAAAAAGCACACAATACATCGTAAAGAAAGCTCTTCGCACAATTTTGAAAAAGTAA
- the dnaB gene encoding replicative DNA helicase, whose product MINLERGKIPPQDVNIEQVVLGAMMIDKKGVDDVIDVLSPEVFYRKQHQLIYQAIFELFQQSQPIDLLTVMEQLRKNGNLEAVGGEFYLIQLTQRVSSSAHIEFHARIIMQKFIQRRLIQISSEVIEDAYDETKDVFDLLDSAESKLYEVTQGNLKRSSESAGDLVIKALKKIQDLSNKTDGFSGVPSGFTKLDQLTSGWQASDLIIIAARPGMGKTALTLSMARNIAVGQGIPVAFFSLEMSSVQLITRLISSETGLSSEKLRTGKLEPHEWHVLSTRVKDLEKAPLYIDDTPSISIFDLRAKARRLSSQYGIKLIIIDYLQLMTAGGTKGVGNREQEISTISRNLKALAKELDIPVIALSQLSRNVESRPGHKRPQLSDLRESGAIEQDADIVSFIYRPEYYKIMEWDDEAQSPTENQGEFIVAKHRNGGLDNIRLKFLGQFGKFDNLDEFDSSGFQSFTQEIGSKMNDDFDVSRLPLAQEAFGDTPPNFSNQNIDDIPF is encoded by the coding sequence ATGATTAATTTGGAGCGAGGGAAAATACCTCCGCAAGATGTTAATATAGAGCAAGTTGTGCTTGGAGCGATGATGATTGACAAAAAAGGAGTTGATGATGTTATCGACGTACTCAGTCCTGAGGTTTTTTATCGAAAGCAGCATCAGCTTATTTATCAAGCCATTTTTGAACTTTTTCAACAATCGCAACCCATTGACTTATTAACAGTTATGGAGCAGCTTCGCAAAAATGGAAATTTGGAAGCTGTTGGCGGCGAATTTTACCTAATTCAGCTTACGCAACGAGTGTCATCATCGGCACACATTGAGTTTCACGCACGTATTATTATGCAGAAATTCATTCAACGCCGATTGATTCAAATTTCATCGGAAGTAATTGAAGATGCGTATGATGAAACCAAAGATGTTTTTGATTTGTTAGATTCTGCGGAATCGAAGCTTTACGAAGTTACACAAGGAAATCTGAAACGCTCAAGTGAATCAGCTGGTGATTTGGTTATCAAGGCTTTAAAGAAAATTCAAGACCTTTCCAACAAAACGGATGGCTTCAGTGGCGTTCCTTCCGGATTTACAAAGTTAGACCAACTTACATCGGGCTGGCAGGCGAGTGACCTCATTATTATTGCGGCACGTCCGGGTATGGGAAAAACGGCTTTGACGCTTTCTATGGCACGAAATATCGCTGTGGGACAAGGAATTCCGGTTGCTTTCTTTTCGTTGGAGATGTCTTCAGTTCAGTTGATTACGCGTTTAATTTCTTCCGAAACGGGACTTTCTTCCGAAAAATTGCGTACGGGGAAATTGGAACCTCACGAATGGCACGTACTGAGTACTAGAGTAAAAGACCTTGAAAAAGCACCATTATACATTGATGATACGCCTTCAATTTCAATATTCGATTTGAGGGCAAAAGCACGCCGACTTTCTTCTCAATATGGTATAAAGTTGATAATTATTGATTATCTGCAACTTATGACAGCAGGCGGAACAAAAGGTGTAGGAAATCGGGAGCAAGAAATTTCAACAATTTCCCGAAACCTGAAAGCTTTGGCAAAAGAGTTGGATATTCCTGTGATTGCTCTTTCACAATTGTCGCGTAATGTGGAGTCACGTCCCGGGCATAAGCGTCCTCAATTGTCGGACTTGCGTGAATCGGGAGCTATTGAGCAAGATGCTGATATTGTGTCATTTATATATCGTCCTGAGTATTATAAAATTATGGAATGGGATGACGAAGCTCAATCCCCAACTGAAAATCAAGGAGAATTTATTGTTGCTAAACACCGAAATGGCGGATTGGATAACATTCGTTTGAAATTCTTGGGTCAGTTTGGTAAATTTGATAACTTGGATGAATTTGATAGTTCTGGATTCCAGTCTTTTACGCAAGAAATCGGCTCGAAAATGAATGATGATTTTGATGTCTCCAGATTACCATTAGCACAGGAAGCCTTTGGAGATACTCCTCCTAATTTTTCAAATCAAAACATAGATGATATTCCTTTTTAA
- a CDS encoding alpha/beta fold hydrolase, whose protein sequence is MKILHSQVIGEGKPLFILHGFLGMSDNWKTLGIKYAEEGFQVHLIDQRNHGHSFHSEEFNYAVLVQDLKAYAQSKSISEFDLIGHSMGGKTAMLFATENPQMVKSLVVADIAPKYYPPHHKGILEGLASIDFEVVKSRSEADNQLALYVSDASVRQFLLKNLYWKTREKLGLRMNLEALMENESEIGVELPKNNTFAGRTLFLKGEFSEYVMPEDESLIKAHFPNAEIDMISKSGHWLHAQNPTEFLARTLRFFNS, encoded by the coding sequence ATGAAGATATTACATTCACAGGTTATTGGCGAGGGCAAACCTCTTTTCATTTTGCACGGCTTCTTAGGAATGTCCGACAATTGGAAAACTTTGGGAATCAAGTATGCCGAAGAAGGGTTTCAAGTACACTTGATTGACCAACGAAATCACGGACATAGTTTTCATTCAGAGGAGTTTAACTACGCCGTTTTGGTTCAGGATTTGAAGGCTTATGCACAATCGAAATCCATTTCTGAATTTGATTTGATAGGGCATTCGATGGGAGGAAAAACGGCAATGCTTTTCGCTACGGAAAATCCGCAAATGGTCAAATCGTTGGTTGTAGCCGATATCGCCCCAAAATATTATCCGCCACATCATAAAGGAATTTTAGAAGGATTGGCTTCTATTGATTTTGAAGTGGTTAAATCACGTTCTGAGGCTGATAATCAATTGGCTTTGTACGTTAGTGATGCTTCGGTTCGTCAGTTTTTGTTAAAAAATTTGTACTGGAAAACTCGCGAGAAGTTAGGATTGCGAATGAATTTGGAAGCTTTGATGGAAAACGAATCCGAAATTGGTGTGGAATTGCCTAAAAATAATACCTTTGCCGGACGAACGTTATTCTTAAAAGGAGAATTTTCAGAATATGTAATGCCTGAAGATGAATCACTTATAAAAGCTCATTTCCCAAATGCAGAAATTGATATGATTTCAAAATCAGGACATTGGCTTCACGCTCAAAACCCAACCGAATTTTTGGCAAGGACTTTGAGGTTTTTCAATTCTTAA
- the hemH gene encoding ferrochelatase, translating to MSKGVLLVNLGSPDSTKVSDVRRYLDEFLMDSRVIDVPYLLRAFIVRGIILRSRPKKTAKAYKKIWWEEGSPLIVITKRLIAKLQKQVSVPVEMAMRYGNPSIEFGLQQLRIKGVTEVLLLPLYPQYAMATTETVEVLTEKLIRTKFKEMTLTKFPAFYNRSEYVDALAKVTKTHLNGYNFDHLLFSYHGVPERHLWKTVKTENHKKITEGRYCCDPKSDEAERCYRTHCFETTRQLVERLQLTRSQYSQAFQSRLGVDKWLEPFTSDKVVGLARSGVRKLAVITPAFVADCIETLEEIEMEAGKEFLENGGEEFKMIPCLNDDDAWVYALATWIHRWEKR from the coding sequence ATGTCAAAAGGAGTTTTGTTGGTTAATTTAGGTTCTCCTGATTCAACTAAAGTATCTGATGTAAGGCGATATTTAGATGAGTTTTTGATGGATAGCAGGGTCATTGATGTTCCGTATCTGTTGAGGGCTTTTATCGTTCGTGGAATTATTTTGAGGTCAAGACCTAAAAAAACAGCGAAAGCCTACAAGAAAATATGGTGGGAAGAAGGCTCGCCGCTAATCGTTATTACAAAACGATTAATAGCTAAGTTACAGAAGCAGGTTTCAGTACCTGTGGAAATGGCGATGCGTTATGGAAATCCAAGTATTGAATTTGGCTTGCAACAGCTTAGGATTAAAGGAGTTACTGAAGTGCTTTTGTTGCCGTTATACCCGCAATATGCGATGGCAACTACCGAAACTGTGGAAGTGCTAACGGAAAAACTCATCAGAACGAAGTTTAAAGAGATGACCTTGACAAAATTTCCGGCTTTTTACAATCGTTCTGAGTATGTAGATGCATTGGCAAAAGTGACTAAAACTCACTTGAACGGCTATAATTTTGACCATTTGCTCTTTTCGTATCACGGTGTTCCCGAACGACATCTGTGGAAAACGGTGAAGACGGAAAATCACAAAAAAATCACCGAGGGAAGATACTGTTGCGACCCAAAATCGGATGAGGCAGAACGTTGTTACAGAACGCATTGCTTTGAAACTACACGTCAGTTAGTTGAACGCTTACAATTAACCAGAAGCCAATATTCGCAGGCTTTTCAGTCGCGTTTGGGGGTGGATAAATGGTTAGAACCTTTTACATCGGACAAAGTTGTGGGGCTAGCCCGAAGTGGAGTGAGAAAGCTGGCTGTGATAACTCCGGCTTTTGTGGCGGATTGTATTGAAACTCTTGAAGAAATAGAAATGGAAGCCGGAAAGGAATTTTTGGAAAATGGAGGAGAAGAGTTTAAAATGATTCCGTGCTTGAATGATGATGATGCGTGGGTTTATGCACTCGCAACGTGGATTCATCGATGGGAAAAACGATAA
- a CDS encoding acetyl-CoA carboxylase carboxyltransferase subunit alpha, translating into MEYLDFELPIKELEEQMQKCALIGDESNVDMTDACKKIEKKLNQTKKEIYSNLTPWQRVQISRHLDRPYTLDYIRALCGDTFLELHGDRTVKDDKAMIAGFGKIDDQSFLFVGQQKGVNTKMRQYRNFGMANPEGYRKALRLMKSAEKFGIPIVCLVDTPGAFPGIEAEERGQGEAIARNILEMSRLKVPVIVFIIGEGASGGALGIGIGDRVYMLENTWYSVISPESCSSILWRSWEYKKEAAEALKLTAPDMKKLKLIDEIIKEPLGGAHRDRETTFLTVRKVILETYEELKKLPPEKLVEKRMDKYLNMGVYKQ; encoded by the coding sequence ATGGAATATTTAGATTTTGAATTACCAATCAAAGAATTGGAGGAGCAAATGCAGAAGTGTGCTCTTATCGGTGATGAGAGTAATGTTGATATGACCGACGCCTGCAAGAAGATTGAAAAAAAGCTCAACCAAACAAAGAAAGAAATTTACAGTAATTTGACACCTTGGCAACGTGTTCAAATTTCACGCCACTTGGACAGACCCTACACACTTGATTATATCAGAGCCCTTTGCGGAGATACATTTTTGGAACTTCACGGCGACAGAACCGTAAAGGACGATAAGGCAATGATAGCAGGTTTTGGAAAAATCGATGACCAAAGTTTCTTGTTCGTGGGGCAACAAAAGGGAGTAAATACCAAGATGCGTCAGTACCGCAATTTCGGGATGGCAAACCCTGAGGGATACCGTAAAGCGTTACGTTTGATGAAATCTGCCGAGAAGTTCGGGATTCCTATCGTTTGTTTGGTGGATACACCGGGTGCTTTCCCGGGAATTGAAGCCGAAGAACGAGGACAAGGAGAAGCAATTGCCCGTAACATATTGGAAATGTCACGATTGAAAGTTCCGGTAATTGTATTTATCATCGGAGAAGGAGCATCAGGAGGAGCTTTGGGAATTGGAATAGGAGACCGCGTTTATATGCTTGAAAATACTTGGTATTCAGTTATTTCTCCCGAGTCTTGTTCGTCCATCCTTTGGAGAAGTTGGGAATACAAAAAAGAAGCCGCTGAAGCACTCAAACTTACGGCTCCTGATATGAAAAAACTTAAACTGATTGATGAAATTATCAAAGAACCTCTTGGAGGAGCTCATCGTGATAGAGAAACTACTTTCCTCACTGTCAGAAAGGTAATTTTAGAAACATACGAAGAACTGAAGAAACTTCCGCCGGAAAAACTCGTTGAAAAACGGATGGATAAATATCTGAATATGGGAGTTTATAAACAATAA
- a CDS encoding DUF2271 domain-containing protein — MKIRYFLWILAVIFVGFSFTKQQPSTKYKCMIQLTNYDGEGAYIVVSLINPQGKYEKTLQVLGDDPEWYSDLIEWWKFYGKRETIDAITGATISGGERAVKVIEIENDKIDKGYKIRFETAVEDQKYYATDVEFELTSESVKSKVDGKGYIRYVRMMPN, encoded by the coding sequence ATGAAAATCAGATACTTTTTATGGATTTTAGCAGTTATTTTTGTTGGTTTTTCTTTTACAAAACAACAACCTTCTACCAAGTATAAATGTATGATTCAGCTTACGAATTATGATGGAGAAGGAGCTTACATTGTAGTTTCGTTAATCAATCCGCAAGGAAAATATGAAAAAACATTGCAAGTTTTGGGCGACGACCCCGAATGGTACAGCGATTTGATTGAATGGTGGAAGTTCTATGGCAAACGCGAAACCATTGATGCTATCACAGGGGCTACAATTAGCGGAGGAGAAAGAGCAGTTAAAGTCATTGAAATTGAGAATGATAAAATTGATAAAGGATATAAAATACGTTTTGAAACTGCGGTGGAAGATCAAAAATATTACGCAACAGATGTAGAGTTTGAACTCACTTCTGAAAGTGTAAAAAGCAAGGTTGACGGAAAAGGTTATATCCGTTATGTGCGAATGATGCCGAACTAA
- a CDS encoding phage holin family protein, producing the protein MKYIVSLLITAVIVFLLGNILPVAQISDYFSAILVAFVLSILNVLVKPVLQIISIPITIITLGLFLFVINAVIILLAAELVNGFEVSGFFGALLFSLCLSLVQSVAFKLMDDGK; encoded by the coding sequence ATGAAGTATATTGTAAGTTTGCTTATCACGGCTGTTATTGTATTTTTGTTGGGAAATATTCTTCCCGTCGCACAAATTTCGGACTATTTTTCAGCTATTTTGGTCGCTTTTGTGCTATCCATTTTGAATGTTTTGGTAAAGCCTGTTTTGCAGATAATCTCTATTCCTATCACAATCATTACGTTAGGGCTTTTTCTGTTTGTTATCAACGCAGTGATTATTTTGTTAGCCGCAGAATTGGTAAATGGTTTTGAGGTAAGTGGCTTTTTCGGTGCTTTGCTCTTCAGCCTTTGTTTGTCATTGGTGCAATCGGTTGCATTCAAGTTGATGGATGATGGCAAATAA